A DNA window from Anaerocolumna sp. AGMB13020 contains the following coding sequences:
- a CDS encoding M14 family metallopeptidase: protein MIKDTVYSIKTPFRGELSIPSYHFGKGEKSACIVGPTRGNEVQQLYICSQIVKILDKLEKAGAIVNNNEIMVIPSVNHYSINVEKRFWAMDNTDINRMFPGDAEGETTRRIADGIFKAVKGYNYGIQFASFHTPGDFIPHVRMMETGYQNTSLANLFGLPYVVTRKPRPIDTATLNYNWQMNGTNAFSVYTSATDYIDEKSANQAVSSVLRFLTRMGIIKYNCHNGFIATTLEEESLMSIRADVSGIYRRFKEPGEEVAFGDLLAEVVDPIEGEVISQIIAPSEGIIFFAHRKALVIENCTVYKLIRRLHE from the coding sequence ATGATAAAAGACACAGTATACTCCATCAAGACTCCTTTTCGCGGTGAGCTGAGCATTCCCTCCTATCATTTCGGGAAAGGCGAGAAGTCTGCCTGTATCGTGGGACCAACCCGTGGTAATGAAGTACAGCAGCTCTACATCTGCTCTCAGATCGTTAAAATACTTGATAAACTGGAGAAAGCCGGTGCTATCGTTAATAACAATGAAATCATGGTGATACCTTCTGTAAATCACTACTCCATCAACGTTGAAAAACGCTTCTGGGCTATGGATAACACTGATATTAATCGTATGTTCCCAGGTGACGCGGAAGGTGAAACCACCAGGCGAATTGCAGATGGTATCTTTAAGGCTGTAAAAGGCTATAATTACGGCATCCAGTTTGCAAGCTTTCATACCCCCGGTGATTTTATTCCACATGTCAGAATGATGGAAACCGGGTATCAGAATACCAGCCTTGCAAATCTGTTCGGACTTCCCTATGTAGTGACCAGAAAACCACGCCCTATTGATACTGCCACCTTAAATTATAACTGGCAGATGAATGGAACCAATGCCTTTAGTGTATATACTTCTGCAACGGATTATATAGATGAGAAATCAGCTAATCAGGCTGTATCCTCTGTACTTCGTTTCCTCACCCGTATGGGCATTATCAAATATAACTGCCATAACGGCTTTATAGCTACTACCCTGGAAGAAGAAAGCCTGATGTCCATCAGAGCAGATGTATCCGGTATCTACAGAAGATTCAAAGAACCCGGCGAAGAAGTAGCCTTTGGAGACCTTTTAGCAGAAGTGGTCGATCCAATCGAGGGGGAAGTTATCTCACAGATTATCGCCCCAAGTGAAGGTATTATATTCTTTGCTCACAGGAAAGCTCTGGTTATTGAAAATTGCACAGTATATAAACTGATACGACGCCTTCATGAGTAA